In one window of Zhihengliuella sp. ISTPL4 DNA:
- a CDS encoding DNA polymerase IV — MGHGDGRGRLVSSADADDSGTRILHVDMDAFYAAVEVLDDPSLRGLPLIIGSPDGRSVVSSASYEARRYGVRSAMPVSQAMRLCPTARIVPPHFHRYQEVSRQVMAIFESFTPLVEPLSVDEAFLDVQGVRRLWGSPARIAAQIRERVLAEVGITCSVGVAATKHVAKMASTIAKPDGMLVVAERDTLSFLAPRPVRALWGVGPKAAEALEARGLRTIGDLRTAPSEMLDRAVGPALSARLAQLARGEDARAVDTERVEKSIGHEETFDHDITDRAFLRAELLRLADRVGARLRRAGWETSTVAIKIRFDDFRTINRSQTLGEPTAVGQRIGEAAQSLFALIERRDPVRLVGVRAENLRPAGGSALALWDEDEDWRKVEGAVDEAIARFGTATISRARHIGRGEGRGAARHPKDHGVD; from the coding sequence ATGGGACACGGTGATGGCAGAGGCCGCCTGGTGTCCTCGGCGGACGCCGACGATTCCGGTACCCGAATCCTCCACGTCGATATGGACGCGTTCTACGCCGCCGTCGAGGTGCTGGACGACCCGAGTCTGCGTGGCCTTCCGCTGATCATCGGCTCACCGGACGGGCGTTCCGTCGTCTCCAGCGCCTCCTACGAGGCGCGGCGCTACGGTGTCCGCTCCGCTATGCCCGTGTCGCAGGCCATGCGGTTGTGTCCGACGGCACGTATCGTTCCGCCGCACTTCCACCGGTACCAAGAGGTCTCGCGTCAGGTGATGGCGATCTTCGAGTCCTTCACGCCGCTCGTGGAGCCGTTGTCCGTGGACGAGGCGTTCCTCGACGTGCAGGGCGTGCGACGGCTGTGGGGGAGCCCCGCCAGGATCGCCGCCCAGATCCGGGAGCGCGTCCTGGCCGAGGTCGGCATCACGTGCAGTGTCGGTGTCGCTGCGACCAAGCACGTCGCGAAGATGGCGTCGACCATCGCCAAGCCGGACGGCATGCTCGTCGTCGCCGAGCGCGACACACTGTCCTTCCTCGCGCCGCGGCCGGTCCGGGCGCTGTGGGGAGTGGGACCGAAGGCAGCGGAGGCCCTGGAGGCTCGCGGCCTCCGCACAATCGGGGATCTCCGCACCGCCCCGTCGGAGATGCTGGACAGGGCTGTCGGCCCGGCCTTGAGTGCCCGCCTGGCGCAGCTGGCGAGGGGTGAGGACGCGCGTGCGGTCGACACCGAGCGCGTCGAGAAGAGCATCGGCCACGAGGAGACCTTCGATCACGACATCACGGATCGAGCCTTTCTCCGCGCGGAGCTGCTTCGGCTCGCCGATCGTGTGGGCGCACGCCTGCGCCGGGCCGGGTGGGAGACCTCCACGGTCGCGATCAAGATCCGCTTCGACGACTTCCGGACCATCAATCGATCGCAGACGCTGGGGGAGCCGACCGCCGTCGGTCAGCGGATCGGCGAGGCGGCGCAGAGTCTGTTCGCGCTCATCGAGCGCCGAGACCCCGTCCGCCTCGTGGGCGTCCGTGCCGAGAATCTGCGGCCTGCGGGCGGGAGCGCGCTCGCACTGTGGGATGAGGACGAGGACTGGCGCAAGGTCGAGGGTGCCGTCGACGAGGCGATCGCGCGGTTCGGCACGGCCACCATCAGCAGAGCGCGACACATCGGCCGCGGCGAAGGACGGGGGGCCGCTCGACATCCGAAGGACCACGGCGTCGATTGA
- a CDS encoding nucleoside/nucleotide kinase family protein: MPSRSDDAVAAALSHAAALIAEDVRALAAANPVVLIDGGSGAGKTSLAARLAREWPVAGRVQVIALDSLYPGWDGLDQGAERALEGILRPHGRGLLGAWRRWDWERGEDAETHAVDPALGVIVEGSGILRPSTARLADVRVWVESGESSRKARALARDGDTYRPHWDRWAAQERRHVERDRPRDLATRIIEVP; encoded by the coding sequence GTGCCCTCAAGAAGTGACGACGCGGTCGCAGCGGCCCTCTCCCATGCCGCGGCCCTGATCGCGGAAGACGTCCGCGCTCTGGCGGCTGCCAATCCCGTCGTCCTGATCGACGGCGGAAGCGGGGCGGGTAAGACCTCACTCGCGGCTCGCCTCGCGCGCGAGTGGCCGGTCGCCGGACGCGTGCAGGTCATCGCGCTGGATTCGCTGTACCCCGGGTGGGACGGTCTCGATCAGGGGGCGGAGCGGGCGCTGGAGGGCATTCTCCGGCCGCATGGACGCGGACTCCTCGGGGCCTGGCGGCGCTGGGACTGGGAGCGCGGCGAGGACGCCGAGACGCACGCGGTGGACCCCGCCCTGGGCGTCATCGTGGAGGGCAGCGGCATCCTGCGGCCGTCCACCGCTCGTCTCGCCGATGTCCGGGTGTGGGTGGAATCGGGGGAGAGCTCGCGCAAGGCTCGGGCTCTCGCGCGGGACGGCGACACCTATCGTCCCCACTGGGACCGCTGGGCCGCGCAGGAGCGGCGCCACGTCGAGCGCGATCGCCCGCGCGACCTGGCCACTCGGATCATCGAGGTCCCCTGA
- a CDS encoding HNH endonuclease — translation MIALSKSPAPEVLVVNGGAWAEEYVTAVRAGNAKTAERWRHSEIVGSLRRETGERCAYCESLIEDVAYPHVEHIAPKSKFPELAHAWSNLTWACPKCNIAKGDFYHPTEGLLNPFVDDPLNHMDFVGAMVMPRLNDARGRLTERKLRLNRSGLLKSRARRLESLLALVQEWNLAEGALRDVLEEAIRRDVDAGEYRQSALAFLSRYGFSDGASAPSTLAS, via the coding sequence GTGATCGCGCTCTCCAAGTCTCCCGCCCCCGAGGTGCTGGTCGTGAACGGGGGCGCCTGGGCGGAGGAGTACGTCACCGCAGTACGAGCCGGGAATGCAAAAACAGCAGAACGGTGGCGGCATTCGGAAATTGTCGGTTCCTTAAGGCGAGAAACCGGTGAAAGGTGCGCTTACTGCGAGTCCCTCATCGAAGATGTTGCGTACCCCCATGTCGAGCATATTGCACCCAAGTCCAAGTTCCCTGAATTAGCCCATGCGTGGAGCAACCTCACCTGGGCGTGCCCAAAGTGTAATATCGCGAAGGGTGATTTTTATCATCCAACCGAAGGTCTACTAAACCCATTCGTTGATGATCCGTTGAATCACATGGACTTCGTGGGAGCAATGGTCATGCCGAGATTGAATGACGCGCGAGGGCGCCTTACTGAACGAAAGCTGAGGTTGAACCGGTCAGGCCTATTGAAATCGCGAGCTCGCCGGCTTGAGAGTCTTCTCGCCCTTGTGCAGGAATGGAACCTTGCTGAGGGTGCGCTTCGAGATGTACTGGAAGAAGCGATCCGGCGCGACGTAGATGCCGGAGAGTACAGACAGAGTGCGCTTGCGTTCCTCTCGCGCTACGGCTTCTCCGATGGCGCCAGTGCTCCGAGCACCCTCGCCTCGTAG
- a CDS encoding DUF2017 family protein: MNTPPITLSVATIEGMHLARLVDDFIDLLRETEGDDPGVARLTPTAYPDDDTASAAFASATRADLLDRRLHDARTMRASLEMFDPDAEVTDEAAGIARDVRVRREDVDAWLRTLTAIRLVLATRLGITDDRPDVGGDGQAVYDWLGYRLELLIEAVDESDADALR; the protein is encoded by the coding sequence ATGAACACTCCTCCGATCACCCTCTCGGTCGCCACCATCGAGGGGATGCACCTGGCCCGCCTCGTCGACGACTTCATCGACCTGCTCCGGGAGACCGAGGGCGACGATCCGGGCGTGGCCCGGCTGACGCCGACCGCCTACCCGGACGACGACACGGCCTCGGCGGCCTTCGCCTCGGCGACGCGCGCCGACCTCCTCGATCGGAGACTGCACGACGCCCGGACGATGCGCGCGTCGCTCGAGATGTTCGATCCCGATGCGGAGGTGACCGATGAGGCCGCCGGGATCGCCCGCGACGTCCGCGTGCGCCGCGAAGACGTGGACGCCTGGCTCCGCACCCTCACCGCCATCCGCCTCGTCCTCGCGACGCGCCTGGGGATCACCGACGACCGACCAGATGTCGGCGGCGACGGCCAGGCGGTGTACGACTGGCTCGGCTATCGCCTCGAGCTGCTGATCGAAGCGGTCGACGAGAGCGACGCGGACGCCCTCCGCTGA
- a CDS encoding metallopeptidase family protein, producing MDMDAAAFEALVIDELDQLPDEMVEHLENVVFVVEDRPEDGGLDLLGLYDGLALTERTQYGMGELPDRIIVYREPHLAQCENIDELRDEIHTTLVHEIAHFHGIDDAQLHELGWA from the coding sequence ATGGACATGGACGCCGCCGCCTTCGAGGCCCTCGTGATCGACGAGCTCGACCAGCTGCCCGACGAGATGGTCGAGCACCTCGAGAACGTCGTCTTCGTCGTGGAGGATCGCCCGGAGGACGGCGGTCTCGATCTCCTCGGCCTGTACGACGGCCTGGCGTTGACGGAACGGACGCAGTACGGGATGGGCGAACTGCCCGACCGGATCATCGTCTACCGCGAACCGCACCTGGCGCAGTGCGAGAACATCGACGAGCTCCGCGACGAGATCCACACCACCCTCGTCCACGAGATCGCGCACTTCCACGGCATCGACGACGCGCAGCTGCACGAACTCGGGTGGGCCTGA
- the clpS gene encoding ATP-dependent Clp protease adapter ClpS, with protein sequence MSTALPEIEETTDLLAAPLEPWEVVVWNDPVNLMSYVVRVFRTYFGYTREHATRLMLAVHHDGHAIVATGPRETMEVHAQAMHDYGLWATVRKAA encoded by the coding sequence ATGTCGACCGCTCTTCCGGAGATCGAGGAGACCACCGATCTGCTCGCTGCTCCCCTGGAACCGTGGGAGGTCGTCGTCTGGAACGACCCCGTGAACCTGATGAGCTACGTCGTCCGCGTCTTCCGCACCTACTTCGGCTATACGCGCGAGCATGCCACCCGCCTCATGCTCGCCGTGCATCACGACGGTCACGCGATCGTCGCCACCGGCCCGCGGGAAACCATGGAGGTGCACGCACAGGCGATGCACGATTACGGACTGTGGGCGACCGTCAGGAAGGCCGCATGA
- a CDS encoding AAA family ATPase, which translates to MADVDATPNETHGFSQIKISGWRQFGDLEIDFHKRLTILTGANATGKSTLLGLLARHFSWDRRYSSSPLRRRDRDGNWTAVPNRSANIILSMQDSWVGFGSLTYGNGATTSLELPTELGSGTQQYDVLLREQREVVGVYLASHRLASGNYNRVESVPTSFGSSDEVLEAFIAQLRSRLAGEWTQKTPMLVLKETLLASAAWGQRSTDTLDQNAVAAEIWTKFQDVLRAIFPETLGFVRLIARTPEVVIETSTGEFLLDEASGGLSALVEVSWQIFLRSLGHKHFTVLLDEPENHLHPTLQRDIMPGLLRAFPTVQFIVATHSPFVVTATPDSTVYALDYDEARQVFARKLDYANKAGGAEETLTRVLGLDSTMPRWAESRLDHILEKYLSSDLDASKVAELRIELEQMGLIGEFAPTLAMLAQHQRELSSSDET; encoded by the coding sequence ATGGCCGACGTAGACGCCACGCCCAACGAGACTCACGGTTTTAGCCAGATCAAGATATCCGGATGGCGCCAGTTCGGTGACCTGGAAATCGACTTCCATAAGCGGCTGACGATACTCACGGGGGCGAACGCCACCGGGAAAAGCACCTTACTTGGCCTTCTGGCCAGGCACTTCAGCTGGGATCGGCGATACTCGAGTTCGCCGTTGCGCCGTCGAGATCGGGATGGCAATTGGACCGCGGTGCCGAACCGGAGCGCGAACATAATTCTGTCTATGCAGGACAGCTGGGTTGGCTTTGGTTCGCTAACATACGGGAACGGAGCGACGACTTCGCTCGAGCTTCCGACTGAGCTGGGTTCTGGCACGCAGCAATATGATGTACTGCTCCGAGAACAAAGAGAGGTTGTCGGAGTCTATCTCGCCTCTCATCGACTCGCGTCTGGCAACTACAACCGTGTAGAGAGCGTGCCTACATCTTTCGGATCCTCCGATGAGGTGCTTGAGGCCTTCATTGCGCAACTCCGATCGCGCCTCGCTGGCGAGTGGACGCAAAAGACGCCGATGCTGGTGCTGAAGGAGACTCTACTTGCCTCAGCGGCTTGGGGCCAGAGATCGACCGACACCCTGGACCAGAACGCGGTGGCGGCGGAGATCTGGACGAAGTTTCAAGATGTGCTTCGTGCAATATTTCCCGAGACGCTCGGATTTGTGCGCCTCATCGCTCGGACGCCCGAGGTTGTAATCGAAACGTCCACCGGAGAGTTTCTTTTGGACGAAGCTTCGGGAGGACTATCGGCATTGGTCGAGGTGTCCTGGCAAATATTCCTGCGCTCGCTCGGCCACAAACACTTCACAGTTTTGCTAGATGAGCCGGAAAATCACTTGCATCCCACATTGCAGCGTGACATCATGCCTGGTCTGCTTCGGGCGTTCCCAACAGTACAATTTATCGTGGCGACTCACAGTCCTTTTGTTGTCACCGCCACGCCCGATTCCACCGTATATGCGCTTGACTATGACGAAGCGCGACAGGTGTTTGCCAGAAAACTGGACTATGCAAACAAAGCGGGCGGCGCGGAAGAAACACTTACGCGAGTGCTGGGCCTCGATTCCACCATGCCCCGCTGGGCGGAATCCAGACTCGACCATATTCTGGAAAAGTACCTTTCGTCCGACCTAGATGCTAGCAAAGTTGCAGAATTGCGGATCGAGCTCGAGCAGATGGGTCTGATCGGCGAGTTCGCGCCAACGCTCGCGATGCTGGCTCAACATCAGCGCGAGCTTAGCTCAAGCGATGAAACGTGA
- the orn gene encoding oligoribonuclease, protein MVTASENDRLVWIDCEMTGLDLSVDELVEIAVVVTDFELRPLDPGFQVVIRPSADALEHMNDFVTAMHETSGLIEEIPNGVSLEEAEEQTLAYIRRFVPLERRAPLAGNTIGTDRMFLAKYMPQVDQWLHYRNVDVSSIKELSRRWYPRVFFQAPAKDGGHRALADILESIRELRYYREAVFVDEPGPSSDDAKEIAARTVSEFTSNM, encoded by the coding sequence ATGGTGACTGCTTCCGAGAACGACCGCCTCGTCTGGATCGACTGCGAGATGACGGGGCTCGATCTCTCCGTCGACGAACTCGTCGAGATCGCGGTGGTCGTCACCGATTTCGAGCTCCGCCCGCTCGATCCCGGCTTCCAGGTCGTCATCCGCCCGAGCGCGGACGCCCTCGAGCACATGAACGACTTCGTCACCGCGATGCATGAGACTTCCGGCCTCATCGAGGAGATTCCCAACGGGGTCTCCCTCGAAGAGGCCGAGGAGCAGACGCTGGCCTACATCCGTCGCTTCGTCCCGCTCGAACGGCGCGCGCCGCTCGCCGGCAACACGATCGGCACCGACCGGATGTTCCTCGCGAAGTACATGCCGCAGGTCGACCAGTGGCTGCACTACCGCAATGTCGACGTCTCCAGCATCAAGGAGCTCTCCCGGCGCTGGTACCCGCGGGTCTTCTTCCAGGCGCCCGCCAAGGACGGCGGCCACCGTGCGCTGGCCGACATCCTGGAGTCCATCCGCGAGCTCCGCTACTACCGGGAGGCCGTCTTCGTCGATGAGCCCGGCCCCTCGAGCGACGACGCGAAGGAGATCGCCGCGCGTACCGTGTCGGAGTTCACCTCGAACATGTAA
- the gatB gene encoding Asp-tRNA(Asn)/Glu-tRNA(Gln) amidotransferase subunit GatB gives MAAAKLMDFDKALELFEPVLGFEVHVELNTNTKMFSDAPNPANEAYHAAEPNTLIAPVDLGLPGSLPVVNETAIRSSISLGLALGCSIAASSRFARKNYFYPDLGKNYQISQYDEPIAFEGSVEVELEDGTMVTIPIERAHMEEDAGKLTHMGGSTGRIQGAEYSLVDYNRAGVPLVEIVTKTIFGTDDRAPEVAKAYVAAIRDIVRGLGISEARLERGNLRCDANVSLRRRGEEKLGTRTETKNVNSMRSVERAVRYEIQRQAQILADGGTIIQETRHWHEDTGTTSPGRPKSDADDYRYFPEPDLLPVQPSQELIEELRAALPEQPVARRRRLMDEWGFTPLEFQDVRNGGLLDVVEATIAAGATPAAARKWWTGEITRLANAQEKDAVDLVSPKNVAALQQLVDAGTLTDKLARQVLEGVIAGEGTPQEVVDARGLAVVSDDGALIAAIDDALASQPDVMAKIQDGKVQAAGAIIGAVMKAMKGQADAARVRELILERAAQ, from the coding sequence ATGGCCGCTGCCAAGCTCATGGACTTCGACAAGGCGCTCGAGCTGTTCGAGCCCGTCCTCGGTTTCGAGGTGCACGTCGAGCTCAACACGAACACGAAGATGTTCTCCGACGCCCCCAACCCTGCCAATGAGGCGTACCACGCGGCGGAGCCGAACACCCTGATCGCACCCGTCGACCTCGGGCTGCCCGGTTCGCTGCCGGTCGTCAATGAGACGGCGATCCGGTCATCGATCAGCCTCGGCCTCGCGCTCGGGTGCTCGATCGCCGCATCCAGCCGATTCGCCCGGAAGAACTACTTCTACCCGGACCTGGGCAAGAACTATCAGATCTCCCAGTACGACGAGCCCATCGCGTTCGAGGGCTCGGTCGAGGTCGAGCTCGAGGACGGCACCATGGTGACGATCCCGATCGAGCGCGCGCACATGGAGGAGGACGCCGGCAAGCTCACCCACATGGGCGGCTCGACCGGTCGCATCCAGGGGGCCGAGTATTCGCTCGTGGACTACAACCGCGCCGGTGTCCCGCTCGTCGAGATCGTGACGAAGACGATCTTCGGCACGGACGACCGCGCACCGGAGGTCGCCAAGGCGTATGTCGCCGCGATCCGCGACATCGTCCGCGGCCTCGGCATCTCCGAGGCCCGCCTCGAGCGCGGCAACCTGCGCTGCGACGCGAACGTGTCGCTGCGCCGTCGTGGCGAGGAGAAGCTCGGCACACGCACCGAGACGAAGAACGTCAACTCGATGCGTTCGGTCGAACGTGCCGTCCGGTACGAGATCCAGCGTCAGGCGCAGATCCTCGCCGATGGCGGGACCATCATCCAGGAAACCCGGCACTGGCATGAGGACACCGGGACCACCTCTCCCGGACGTCCGAAGTCGGACGCCGACGACTACCGGTACTTCCCGGAGCCCGACCTTCTTCCCGTGCAGCCGTCGCAGGAGCTGATCGAGGAGCTGCGTGCGGCGCTGCCCGAGCAGCCCGTCGCCCGGCGGCGTCGGCTGATGGACGAGTGGGGCTTCACCCCGCTGGAGTTCCAGGACGTGCGCAACGGCGGTCTGCTCGATGTCGTCGAGGCCACGATCGCCGCCGGGGCCACGCCGGCCGCGGCACGGAAGTGGTGGACGGGGGAGATCACGCGCCTCGCCAACGCGCAGGAGAAGGACGCGGTCGACCTCGTCAGCCCGAAGAACGTGGCGGCGCTGCAGCAGCTCGTGGATGCCGGGACGCTGACCGACAAGCTCGCGCGGCAGGTGCTGGAGGGCGTCATCGCCGGGGAGGGGACGCCGCAGGAGGTCGTCGACGCCCGCGGTCTCGCCGTGGTCTCGGACGACGGCGCGCTCATCGCCGCGATCGACGACGCCCTCGCCTCCCAGCCCGACGTGATGGCGAAGATCCAGGACGGCAAGGTCCAGGCCGCCGGTGCCATCATCGGCGCCGTCATGAAGGCCATGAAGGGCCAGGCCGACGCCGCCCGCGTCCGCGAGCTCATCCTCGAGCGCGCCGCGCAGTGA
- the ettA gene encoding energy-dependent translational throttle protein EttA, with the protein MAEYIYSMVRARKAVGEKLILDDVTMAFLPGAKIGMVGPNGAGKSTILKIMAGLDTPSNGEAKLSPGYSVGILMQEPELDESKTVLENIQDGIAIKAKVDRFNEISALMADPDADFDALLAEMGTLQEEIDAADGWDLDSQLEQAMDALRTPPGDAAIAPLSGGEKRRVALAKLLLQKPDLLLLDEPTNHLDAESVLWLEQHLQSYKGAVIAITHDRYFLDHVAEWIAEVDRGRLIGYEGNYSTYLEKKAERLDIQGKKDAKLAKRLKDELDWVRSSAKGRQTKSKARLARYEEMAAEAERTRKLDFEEIQIPAGPRLGNVVIEAKNLKKGFDGRSLIDGLSFSLPPNGIVGVIGPNGVGKTTLFKTIVGLEPLDGGDLKIGETVKISYVDQSRSSIDPNKTLWEVVSDGLDFITVGKTEIPSRAYVSKFGFKGPDQQKKAGVLSGGERNRLNLALTLKEGGNLLLLDEPTNDLDVETLSSLENALLEFPGCAVVITHDRWFLDRIATHILAYEGTDEKPDQWYWFEGNFEAYEQNKIERLGPDAAKPHRSTHRKLTRD; encoded by the coding sequence ATGGCTGAGTACATCTACTCCATGGTTCGTGCCCGCAAGGCGGTGGGTGAGAAGCTCATCCTGGACGACGTCACGATGGCGTTCCTGCCGGGCGCGAAGATCGGTATGGTCGGCCCCAACGGCGCCGGAAAGTCGACGATCCTCAAGATCATGGCGGGTCTCGACACCCCGTCCAACGGCGAGGCGAAGCTCTCGCCCGGTTACTCCGTCGGCATCCTCATGCAGGAGCCGGAGCTCGACGAGTCGAAGACGGTCCTGGAGAACATCCAGGACGGCATCGCCATCAAGGCCAAGGTCGACCGGTTCAACGAGATCTCCGCGTTGATGGCCGACCCGGATGCCGACTTCGACGCGCTGCTCGCGGAGATGGGAACGCTGCAGGAGGAGATCGACGCGGCGGACGGCTGGGACCTCGACTCCCAGCTCGAGCAGGCGATGGACGCCCTCCGCACCCCGCCTGGGGACGCGGCCATCGCTCCGCTCTCCGGTGGCGAGAAGCGCCGCGTGGCGCTGGCCAAGCTGCTCCTGCAGAAGCCCGACCTGCTGCTCCTCGACGAGCCCACCAACCACCTCGACGCGGAGAGCGTGCTCTGGCTTGAGCAGCACCTCCAGTCCTACAAGGGCGCCGTGATCGCGATCACCCACGACCGGTACTTCCTCGACCACGTGGCCGAGTGGATCGCCGAGGTCGACCGCGGACGCCTCATCGGCTACGAGGGCAACTACTCGACGTACCTCGAGAAGAAGGCCGAGCGCCTCGACATCCAGGGCAAGAAGGACGCCAAGCTCGCCAAGCGCCTGAAGGACGAACTCGACTGGGTCCGTTCCAGCGCGAAGGGCCGTCAGACGAAGTCGAAGGCGCGTCTGGCCCGCTACGAGGAGATGGCGGCCGAGGCGGAGCGGACGAGGAAGCTCGACTTCGAGGAGATCCAGATCCCCGCCGGTCCTCGACTCGGCAACGTCGTCATCGAGGCCAAGAACCTCAAGAAGGGCTTCGACGGCCGCTCCCTCATCGACGGCCTGAGCTTCAGCCTCCCGCCGAACGGCATCGTCGGCGTCATCGGTCCGAACGGTGTCGGAAAGACGACCCTGTTCAAGACCATCGTCGGTCTCGAGCCCCTGGACGGCGGTGACCTGAAGATCGGCGAGACCGTCAAGATCAGCTATGTCGACCAGTCGCGGTCGTCGATCGACCCGAACAAGACCCTCTGGGAGGTCGTCTCCGACGGCCTGGACTTCATCACGGTCGGCAAGACGGAGATCCCGTCCCGCGCCTACGTGTCGAAGTTCGGGTTCAAGGGGCCGGACCAGCAGAAGAAGGCCGGCGTGCTCTCCGGCGGTGAGCGCAACCGCCTGAACCTCGCGCTCACGCTCAAGGAGGGTGGCAACCTGCTCCTTCTCGACGAGCCCACCAACGACCTCGACGTCGAGACCCTGAGCTCCCTGGAGAACGCCCTGCTGGAGTTCCCCGGCTGCGCCGTGGTCATCACCCACGACCGGTGGTTCCTCGACCGGATCGCGACCCACATCCTGGCGTACGAGGGCACCGACGAGAAGCCCGACCAGTGGTACTGGTTCGAGGGCAACTTCGAGGCCTACGAGCAGAACAAGATCGAGCGTCTGGGACCGGATGCGGCGAAGCCGCACCGTTCGACCCACCGCAAGCTCACCCGCGACTGA
- a CDS encoding LysE family transporter, with the protein MSLAVWFSLLTASVVISFTPGAGAINTMSNSLTQGWKRSIWGIIGQQIALIVHVVIVAAGVGLLVSRSDFLFNVIRYAGAAYLVYLGIRLILARPAPALDDAPDPVDTRESHWSMMRRGFWVNLLNPKAIVFFLAFIPQFIRLDQPPLPQYLALIATVVIVDVLVMWGFFATAARPFRRLTQSPRGQRILNTVFGSLFIGVAALLVVLH; encoded by the coding sequence GTGTCACTGGCGGTCTGGTTCTCCCTTCTCACCGCGTCCGTGGTGATCAGCTTCACGCCGGGTGCCGGTGCGATCAACACGATGTCCAACTCCCTGACGCAGGGATGGAAGCGCTCGATCTGGGGCATCATCGGCCAGCAGATCGCGCTCATCGTCCATGTCGTCATCGTGGCCGCCGGAGTCGGGCTGCTCGTGTCGCGCTCCGACTTCCTGTTCAACGTCATCCGCTACGCCGGCGCCGCGTACCTCGTCTATCTCGGCATCCGCTTGATCCTTGCCCGACCAGCTCCCGCGCTCGACGACGCCCCCGACCCGGTCGACACCCGGGAGAGCCACTGGTCGATGATGCGCCGCGGATTCTGGGTAAACCTGCTCAACCCGAAGGCCATCGTCTTCTTCCTCGCGTTCATCCCGCAGTTCATCCGCCTCGACCAGCCTCCGCTCCCCCAGTACCTGGCACTCATCGCCACCGTGGTGATCGTCGACGTGCTGGTGATGTGGGGGTTCTTCGCCACCGCGGCCCGGCCGTTTCGGCGGCTCACACAGTCTCCGCGCGGCCAGCGGATCCTCAACACGGTGTTCGGAAGCCTTTTCATCGGCGTGGCCGCTCTTCTGGTCGTCCTCCACTGA
- a CDS encoding DUF6993 domain-containing protein has product MLRSVFSSRAAALALVAGAAVALLAACAPTPETAPTPTPSASAESTAPAAPVLVPGGDAGDNLPVFTAVAEQVWGTEQRGEGRAYIDALVAAGFDRAAMQLTPDQSTVGNPAESIQFSVRWGEEECLIGQVGPSTGAVVTTVMPQLAGGRCLVGATRPIDW; this is encoded by the coding sequence GTGCTTCGATCGGTCTTCTCCTCCCGCGCCGCCGCGCTCGCTCTGGTCGCCGGCGCTGCGGTCGCCCTCCTCGCCGCGTGCGCGCCGACGCCCGAGACAGCGCCCACACCTACTCCGAGCGCCAGCGCCGAGTCCACCGCCCCCGCCGCTCCCGTCCTGGTTCCGGGGGGAGACGCCGGGGACAACCTTCCCGTCTTCACCGCCGTGGCCGAGCAGGTGTGGGGTACGGAGCAGCGCGGCGAGGGGCGCGCGTACATCGACGCCCTCGTCGCTGCGGGGTTCGACCGTGCGGCGATGCAGCTCACTCCGGACCAGTCCACGGTCGGAAACCCGGCGGAGAGCATCCAGTTCTCGGTGCGCTGGGGTGAGGAGGAGTGCCTGATCGGACAGGTCGGGCCCTCCACCGGCGCCGTCGTGACCACCGTCATGCCACAGCTCGCGGGCGGGCGCTGCCTCGTGGGGGCGACGCGGCCGATCGACTGGTGA